One genomic window of Haloferax mediterranei ATCC 33500 includes the following:
- a CDS encoding thioredoxin family protein, with translation MVLLESDSELEHGDTAPDFELPGTDGETYSLSSFEGYGAVLVVFTCNHCPYAQAKFDELNHLAEVYDDLAVVGINPNDAEAYPDDSFDRMKELADDGTIQYTAYLRDESQDVAAEYGAVCTPDPFLFENTDDGFELVFHSRIDDAMSPDDEVTDYEMRDAVESLLAGEDIPVEETPSQGCSIKWKDD, from the coding sequence ATGGTACTCTTGGAATCCGATTCGGAACTCGAACACGGTGACACCGCGCCCGACTTCGAACTCCCCGGAACCGACGGAGAAACCTACTCGTTGTCGTCGTTCGAGGGCTACGGTGCCGTGCTCGTGGTGTTTACGTGTAACCACTGCCCGTATGCGCAGGCGAAGTTCGACGAACTGAACCACCTCGCCGAGGTCTACGACGACCTCGCGGTCGTCGGAATCAACCCGAACGACGCCGAGGCGTACCCCGACGACTCCTTCGACCGGATGAAAGAACTCGCCGACGACGGCACGATTCAGTACACCGCGTACCTCCGAGACGAGTCACAGGACGTCGCCGCCGAATACGGGGCAGTTTGTACACCTGACCCATTCCTCTTCGAGAACACCGACGACGGCTTCGAACTCGTGTTCCACTCCCGCATCGACGACGCGATGAGTCCCGACGACGAGGTCACGGACTACGAGATGCGCGATGCGGTCGAATCTCTCCTCGCTGGCGAGGATATTCCTGTCGAAGAGACCCCGTCGCAGGGCTGTTCCATCAAGTGGAAAGACGACTAA